A genomic stretch from Desulfurococcaceae archaeon MEX13E-LK6-19 includes:
- a CDS encoding glycosyltransferase family 39 protein produces the protein MSNRLSRFDKEKVFTYVSIVLLLIIVSYYVYSEMLFVEAITNDVLSKGDEGYISDEIWYVDAARNILHKIFGIDPRTPCGECYTVFLYENATAMPPALLDIAAKKANVEILDKYVRTGKDAYIFLYVNASSRSNLEAFIKELDKLGIKTRDYVRGWIYGKAKDIDKYLNTEHPPLVKYIIALSMILFEDKPLSWRIPSIVAGALILVFAYLVTREILRQRFGRAFSSIAALVPPILLVFDPVHKYLSALALLDIYVGLLSLIAFYILVKIIDDNKRIFSVVSASTAKFSGLFIGIAHVLEKFVWGKYEKFSDRIFDTIYLLVKYFMVFIIVQVIISIPLIAYLGPLEWFNQAIPGAFRWHTSIKHEIGHGPVVSTPLDWVLGKNSFVLYYWSNGEPLVARGNWSLYLLSLLMAIMLIPLAIVDKTYRKAWLGFIGVYGGYVLLWILGGRTQYSYYLAQIAPFFYINLVVGFACMLPKDFIARYKTGLRTIKEFLWLEKYHGVVETEKLIGITLIVVAIGLSTILHAPWSEPRIYSDVYSIYWSIYGSPQQWYGPQLTYGVPYIDYRFPYMPGQAWVFMITTMTRLFLGYDRYLGIDKGFYAYYVFNALLSFVAAYIILDDLLFLGRRTSRARRIPLYLYAILPSIIVYGVYSWDIIALMFLLRSFRMFIEGEYKYVGVFTAIATLFNPLYSLVLLLYLYELRRNSQGIIYYFLLTILIGYTPLLLNPASITDVFNNFFGHYIEGSWLLLVAPTPSDPLIINIGWIMAFTIGLVIVLLPLKASDAEGVYGKLVLLLSITILLSPLYKPQYNLIIAVLWVPILDTIYTPILVLQDLSATTVILTWFTSNPMDKFSVPQIANYVKCILLLILILYHFTRYIDISTIQRAFKGFRERLAYTSELRDKHLSGQTGS, from the coding sequence TTGAGTAATAGGTTAAGCAGGTTTGACAAAGAAAAAGTATTTACATACGTTAGCATTGTTCTATTATTAATTATTGTATCATATTATGTGTATAGTGAAATGTTATTTGTAGAAGCTATTACCAATGATGTTCTGAGTAAAGGTGATGAGGGATATATTTCTGACGAGATCTGGTATGTGGATGCCGCCAGGAATATTCTTCATAAAATCTTTGGTATAGACCCTAGGACTCCTTGTGGTGAATGCTATACAGTCTTCTTATATGAAAACGCTACCGCCATGCCTCCTGCCCTTTTAGATATAGCTGCCAAGAAGGCTAACGTCGAGATCCTTGATAAATACGTTAGAACTGGTAAGGACGCCTACATATTTCTCTACGTCAATGCAAGTAGTAGGAGCAATCTTGAAGCTTTTATAAAAGAACTTGATAAACTGGGGATTAAGACACGTGATTATGTTCGTGGATGGATTTATGGTAAGGCGAAGGATATAGATAAATACCTTAATACAGAGCATCCACCATTGGTCAAGTACATTATAGCTTTGTCGATGATACTTTTCGAGGACAAGCCCTTGAGCTGGAGAATACCAAGCATAGTAGCTGGAGCACTGATCCTTGTTTTCGCGTATCTGGTGACGAGAGAAATACTTAGACAACGTTTTGGAAGAGCCTTCTCCTCAATAGCAGCCTTGGTTCCACCAATACTACTGGTATTCGATCCGGTGCACAAGTACTTGAGCGCGCTGGCACTCCTCGATATTTATGTTGGTTTACTGTCCCTCATAGCATTCTACATATTAGTGAAAATAATTGACGACAACAAGAGAATCTTTAGTGTTGTGTCGGCATCGACGGCGAAGTTCTCTGGTTTATTCATAGGGATAGCACATGTGCTCGAGAAATTTGTATGGGGTAAGTACGAGAAGTTTAGTGACAGAATATTTGATACAATATACTTACTTGTCAAGTACTTCATGGTATTTATAATAGTCCAAGTGATCATATCAATACCATTAATAGCTTACCTTGGACCACTTGAATGGTTTAACCAAGCCATACCCGGTGCTTTCAGATGGCATACCTCTATCAAACACGAGATAGGCCATGGACCCGTAGTGTCTACCCCGCTAGACTGGGTTTTGGGGAAGAACAGTTTTGTACTCTACTACTGGAGTAACGGAGAACCCTTAGTGGCTCGTGGAAACTGGTCTCTCTACCTTTTGAGTCTCCTAATGGCAATAATGCTTATACCATTAGCTATAGTTGACAAAACCTATAGAAAAGCATGGCTGGGCTTTATAGGTGTTTATGGAGGCTATGTTCTCCTATGGATTCTTGGAGGCAGGACTCAGTATAGCTACTACTTGGCACAGATCGCGCCATTCTTCTACATTAATCTCGTCGTAGGCTTTGCTTGTATGCTACCCAAAGACTTCATAGCTAGGTACAAGACAGGACTAAGAACCATTAAGGAGTTCTTGTGGCTAGAAAAATACCATGGCGTTGTGGAGACCGAGAAACTTATCGGAATAACATTGATAGTCGTGGCCATCGGTTTAAGCACCATACTCCATGCACCATGGTCTGAACCAAGAATCTATAGTGATGTGTATAGCATTTACTGGAGTATCTATGGTTCTCCACAACAATGGTACGGACCCCAGTTGACGTATGGTGTACCCTATATCGACTACAGGTTCCCGTACATGCCCGGACAGGCATGGGTCTTCATGATAACAACTATGACAAGACTATTCCTAGGCTACGACCGTTATCTTGGTATAGACAAGGGCTTCTACGCATACTATGTATTCAATGCATTACTCTCCTTCGTCGCTGCATACATTATTCTAGATGACCTCTTGTTCCTTGGCAGGAGAACCAGTAGAGCCAGGAGGATACCATTATACCTCTATGCTATACTCCCATCAATAATAGTGTATGGGGTCTACAGCTGGGATATCATTGCATTAATGTTCCTCTTGAGATCATTTAGAATGTTTATTGAAGGAGAATACAAGTACGTAGGAGTATTTACTGCTATCGCAACGCTGTTTAACCCATTGTACAGCCTAGTATTGCTCCTGTACCTATACGAGCTTAGGAGGAATAGCCAAGGTATCATATACTACTTCCTATTAACAATACTCATTGGCTATACGCCACTACTTCTAAACCCTGCTTCAATAACGGATGTATTCAACAATTTCTTTGGACACTATATCGAGGGAAGCTGGTTGCTCCTTGTAGCCCCGACTCCCAGCGACCCACTTATCATTAATATTGGCTGGATCATGGCATTCACCATAGGGCTGGTTATCGTATTACTGCCACTGAAGGCAAGTGATGCTGAGGGTGTCTATGGTAAACTCGTACTGCTTCTCTCCATAACAATACTCCTATCACCACTCTACAAACCACAATACAATCTCATTATCGCCGTGCTATGGGTTCCCATACTCGATACAATATATACTCCTATACTAGTACTACAGGATCTCTCGGCAACAACCGTTATCCTCACATGGTTTACAAGTAATCCCATGGACAAGTTCAGTGTGCCACAGATAGCAAACTACGTGAAGTGTATACTGCTGTTGATACTGATACTTTACCACTTTACTAGATACATTGATATAAGTACTATACAGAGAGCCTTCAAGGGATTTAGAGAAAGATTGGCATACACTAGTGAATTAAGAGATAAACATTTATCTGGTCAAACAGGTTCTTAG
- a CDS encoding pyruvate ferredoxin oxidoreductase (catalyzes the formation of acetyl-CoA from pyruvate and coenzyme A), producing the protein MSHVSQPKPTEKPYDLIIFEPGKKYDLPLTLNLRQLAEERRPMILPGHRLCAGCAAPIIVKLVSFALRGPTIIANATGCLEVATTIFPYTSWAVPWIHNAFENAAATASGIEAAIKAMKKTGRLPYDHIDVIVFAGDGGTFDIGLQALSGMAERGHDVLYILYDNEAYMNTGIQRSGGTPPFAWTTTSPVGKVIPGKSQEKKPIADIMVAHRIPYVATATPAHWADMIKKVRKGIEVDGPAFIHALSPCNRGWRHDLDLAIEICKRAVDTCYFPLWEWERGKGYMLTDRSLAIAKNPQLKQPIEKFLEVQGRFRHLLKPENRHLLKQFQEYVDAVWEDLLNRAVNAPK; encoded by the coding sequence GTGTCCCATGTGTCCCAACCCAAGCCCACGGAGAAACCCTATGACCTAATCATATTCGAGCCCGGGAAGAAATATGATCTTCCATTGACGCTTAACCTCAGGCAGCTGGCTGAAGAAAGAAGACCTATGATACTACCTGGACACAGGCTCTGTGCAGGCTGCGCAGCACCAATCATAGTCAAGCTCGTAAGCTTTGCTTTAAGAGGACCCACAATAATAGCCAATGCCACGGGCTGTCTAGAAGTAGCAACCACTATATTCCCATACACAAGCTGGGCTGTCCCATGGATCCACAATGCATTCGAGAACGCTGCAGCCACTGCAAGCGGTATCGAGGCAGCAATCAAGGCTATGAAGAAGACTGGTAGACTACCTTACGACCACATTGACGTAATAGTGTTTGCTGGAGACGGTGGTACCTTCGACATAGGTCTCCAGGCACTCAGCGGTATGGCCGAGCGTGGACACGACGTCCTCTACATACTATACGACAACGAGGCATACATGAACACTGGTATACAGAGAAGCGGTGGTACACCACCATTCGCCTGGACTACAACAAGCCCTGTAGGCAAAGTGATCCCAGGCAAGAGCCAGGAGAAGAAACCAATAGCAGATATCATGGTAGCCCACAGAATACCCTATGTCGCAACAGCTACACCAGCACACTGGGCCGACATGATAAAGAAAGTCAGGAAAGGAATCGAGGTAGATGGACCAGCATTCATACACGCTCTAAGCCCATGTAACCGTGGATGGAGACACGACCTAGACCTAGCAATAGAGATCTGTAAGAGAGCAGTAGACACATGCTACTTCCCACTATGGGAGTGGGAGAGAGGCAAAGGATACATGCTAACAGACAGAAGCCTAGCAATAGCCAAGAACCCACAGCTCAAACAACCAATAGAGAAGTTCCTCGAGGTACAGGGAAGATTCAGACACCTACTAAAACCGGAGAACAGGCACTTACTCAAGCAATTCCAAGAATACGTCGACGCTGTATGGGAAGACTTACTCAACAGAGCAGTCAATGCACCAAAGTAA
- a CDS encoding transcriptional regulator translates to MSEEEFCSIYDIRLLMKRGVALSPPLWKTLKAVVELKKATAEDLAKATGRPRTIESRYLAELNRLGLVARRRISRRVYYIEAETAVKEALKELGDVPVEQLAHQIGLPADIVRIILSKIKKEK, encoded by the coding sequence ATGTCTGAAGAAGAATTCTGTAGCATATATGATATTAGGTTGCTTATGAAAAGAGGTGTGGCATTAAGTCCACCATTGTGGAAGACACTAAAAGCTGTTGTTGAATTAAAGAAGGCAACAGCCGAGGACCTTGCAAAAGCCACTGGTAGACCAAGAACAATCGAATCAAGATATCTTGCCGAACTAAACAGACTAGGCCTAGTAGCTAGGAGAAGGATCAGCAGAAGAGTATACTACATTGAAGCAGAAACAGCCGTCAAGGAAGCTCTCAAAGAACTAGGAGATGTGCCAGTAGAACAACTAGCTCACCAAATAGGCTTACCTGCTGATATAGTCAGGATTATCCTATCAAAAATAAAGAAGGAGAAATAA
- the porA gene encoding pyruvate ferredoxin oxidoreductase, with protein sequence MIFFSKKSKPKIPLEKQKLMTVNGDEAVAYAVKQCYVDVVAAYPITPQTIIVEKYSEFVADGEVHTEFIPVESEHSAMSACVGAAAAGARAFTATAANGLALMWEILYIAASLRLPIVLAVVNRALSAPINIHCDHSDAMGMRDSGWIQIFAENVQEAYDTTIQAFKIAEKALLPVAVNLDGFFLSHTLENIYMLPDDAVYEFLGGPRKVAKTYVDYLGKEVEAKLDPANPLSFGPLDLYDYYFEHKMHQVEAMKEAKKIVKEVHDEYAELSGRSYGDGILVPYEVEDADVIVTVLGSTGGTVRWVVKKLRQKGYKVGTVRIRLFRPFPFEELREILKGAKVVGVMDRAISFGSFGPSFLEVNTALYDLKEKPLLVNYVYGLGGRDVPPDLVEKMFMELLEDAKKGVVENKLRFLGVRE encoded by the coding sequence ATGATCTTCTTCTCCAAGAAATCAAAACCCAAGATTCCTCTTGAGAAACAGAAGCTCATGACTGTTAATGGAGACGAAGCTGTTGCTTACGCTGTAAAACAATGCTACGTAGATGTTGTCGCAGCCTACCCGATTACTCCCCAGACAATTATTGTTGAGAAATACAGTGAGTTCGTTGCCGATGGAGAAGTACACACTGAGTTCATACCCGTTGAGAGCGAGCACTCAGCCATGAGCGCATGTGTTGGCGCAGCAGCTGCTGGCGCAAGAGCATTCACTGCAACAGCCGCAAACGGACTAGCCCTCATGTGGGAGATCCTCTATATTGCTGCTAGCCTTAGGCTACCAATAGTCCTAGCCGTTGTAAACAGAGCACTATCAGCACCAATCAACATTCACTGTGACCACAGTGATGCAATGGGTATGAGGGATTCCGGCTGGATCCAAATATTCGCTGAAAACGTCCAGGAAGCATATGACACAACCATACAGGCATTCAAGATAGCTGAGAAAGCACTCTTACCTGTTGCAGTCAATCTTGATGGATTCTTCCTAAGCCACACACTCGAGAACATCTACATGCTACCAGACGATGCTGTATATGAGTTCCTTGGTGGACCCAGGAAAGTAGCCAAGACATACGTGGACTATCTTGGTAAAGAAGTTGAGGCTAAACTAGATCCAGCTAACCCGCTTAGCTTCGGTCCACTAGACCTATACGACTACTACTTCGAGCACAAGATGCATCAAGTCGAGGCTATGAAGGAGGCTAAGAAGATTGTGAAAGAAGTTCACGACGAGTACGCTGAGCTAAGTGGTAGAAGCTATGGCGATGGTATACTGGTTCCATACGAGGTAGAGGATGCTGACGTAATAGTAACTGTTCTCGGCAGCACTGGTGGTACAGTAAGATGGGTTGTAAAGAAACTAAGACAGAAGGGATACAAGGTTGGTACAGTGAGGATAAGGCTCTTCAGACCATTCCCATTCGAGGAGCTACGCGAAATACTCAAGGGAGCCAAGGTAGTAGGCGTCATGGACAGAGCTATTAGCTTCGGTAGCTTTGGACCATCATTCCTAGAGGTCAATACAGCACTATATGACTTGAAGGAGAAACCACTACTAGTCAACTACGTCTATGGACTAGGAGGCAGGGATGTACCACCAGATCTTGTCGAGAAAATGTTCATGGAGCTACTCGAGGATGCAAAGAAGGGTGTTGTTGAGAACAAACTCAGGTTCCTAGGTGTAAGAGAGTAA
- a CDS encoding leucyl aminopeptidase, translated as MVKPVVSISLYKGSPLDAPVSTIAVIIKGKDASPILWIDEKLGGLLRQAIDAGDFKGETGETILFYPTSTRFTRYIVASIGDEGLEGVRQAVASIVNKVKNLAPDIVIHIPHSLGVELSDAVEQAACIIPMTLYEPGGKYKAKTKKKIALKQVLLNPGVEASGLEERIKRGVIIGEAVNYARDIANAPPSIMNPDGIEAEARKLAEKNKLGIKVFREEDLRNLGLNGILAVGSGGGSSPRLIILEYRGRDSSEWDIAVVGKTVTFDAGGLDLKTAQAMADMKFDKSGGAAVLGVMKAVSELKLPVNVLGVLPVVENLPGPKSYKPRDIIKMYNGLTVEVNNTDAEGRIILADALAYIEKNYKPKEIVDLATLTGAIVIALGNHAIGLFSKDDDMAEKLIKTGLYTGEKLWRMPLWKEYYNQLESEVADISNVGGRAGGAITAAAFLSKFVEDTKKWSHLDIAGTAWVQEMGPKKPYYPKGATGIGVRLITYYILIYHCHN; from the coding sequence CTGGTGAAACCCGTGGTCAGTATAAGCCTGTATAAGGGTTCCCCACTCGATGCGCCTGTCTCTACAATAGCTGTTATCATCAAGGGCAAGGATGCATCACCTATTCTATGGATTGACGAGAAACTCGGTGGGCTGCTAAGACAAGCTATTGATGCCGGTGATTTTAAGGGAGAAACTGGGGAGACAATACTATTCTACCCTACATCAACCCGTTTTACAAGATACATTGTGGCAAGTATTGGCGATGAAGGACTTGAGGGTGTTAGACAAGCAGTTGCGTCTATAGTAAATAAAGTGAAGAATCTTGCCCCGGATATAGTGATCCATATACCACATAGTCTTGGCGTAGAGCTTAGTGATGCTGTTGAACAAGCTGCATGCATTATACCTATGACTCTATACGAGCCAGGCGGCAAGTACAAGGCTAAAACAAAGAAGAAAATTGCCCTCAAGCAGGTACTCCTTAACCCTGGTGTAGAGGCAAGTGGGTTGGAAGAGCGTATCAAACGTGGAGTTATCATTGGTGAAGCAGTTAATTATGCTAGAGACATAGCTAACGCTCCTCCTAGCATAATGAACCCTGATGGAATAGAGGCTGAGGCTAGGAAACTGGCTGAGAAAAACAAGCTTGGTATCAAGGTGTTCCGCGAAGAAGACCTCAGGAATCTTGGTTTGAACGGAATACTAGCTGTAGGTAGTGGCGGCGGGTCGTCTCCGAGACTTATTATCCTTGAGTACCGTGGACGCGATAGCAGTGAATGGGATATAGCTGTTGTCGGTAAAACCGTTACCTTTGATGCTGGAGGACTTGATCTAAAGACGGCGCAAGCCATGGCGGACATGAAGTTCGATAAAAGCGGTGGCGCTGCTGTACTAGGAGTGATGAAGGCTGTATCCGAGTTAAAACTACCAGTCAATGTACTCGGCGTGCTTCCTGTAGTAGAAAACCTGCCGGGACCTAAATCCTACAAGCCTAGAGACATCATAAAAATGTATAATGGGCTTACAGTGGAGGTGAACAACACTGATGCCGAAGGCAGGATTATACTTGCTGACGCACTAGCCTACATAGAAAAGAACTACAAGCCAAAGGAGATAGTAGACTTGGCTACATTAACTGGCGCAATAGTCATCGCTCTAGGAAACCATGCAATAGGTCTTTTCAGCAAGGACGATGACATGGCCGAGAAGCTAATCAAAACAGGGCTGTACACCGGTGAGAAACTATGGAGAATGCCCTTGTGGAAAGAATACTATAACCAGCTCGAAAGCGAGGTCGCCGATATAAGTAATGTAGGTGGACGAGCCGGAGGAGCGATAACAGCTGCAGCTTTCCTAAGCAAATTCGTTGAAGACACTAAGAAATGGAGTCACCTGGACATAGCTGGCACGGCCTGGGTACAAGAAATGGGTCCGAAAAAACCATACTATCCAAAAGGTGCTACAGGAATAGGCGTTAGGTTAATAACCTACTACATACTTATATACCACTGTCATAATTGA
- a CDS encoding 4Fe-4S binding protein — MPKPVVDEEKCTGCGTCASVCPQGVFEIKDGKAKVVAPENCIGCRVCESSCPVGAIKVED; from the coding sequence ATGCCTAAACCCGTAGTAGACGAGGAGAAGTGTACAGGCTGTGGAACATGTGCCAGCGTATGTCCCCAGGGTGTCTTTGAGATCAAAGACGGGAAAGCCAAGGTTGTAGCACCAGAGAACTGTATCGGCTGCAGAGTCTGTGAATCCTCTTGTCCAGTAGGCGCAATTAAAGTAGAAGACTAA
- a CDS encoding helix-turn-helix domain-containing protein — MGQDNGVEKYLKALAHPARRKVLVALAEKKSLSYSELMRIAGIEDSGTFAFHLRMLQGLVEKDPNTGEYRLTEEGYKAYRALKILYGEEKPREPTIEKSTVEKEEKKEVIVISDKLSFDLTRKLAEKLASEGKRILITDVVTVNIEDMPEELLDKVLEGMRDVLVVNVPKHLKHIVDLKSKDVFITGKGGIFGGFIGGLVRTIVNAVASSVAKAPWQAISKGEKFHAKLTGEVPPEYSIKASIDASKVSFSPNTSSREIVVEGEFYRGSEPKLNIDGDKASIEIDVGSATILYPKGLSRVDIKVDASTIDGVIEDCVRELSIESDASNIDLEIGKLGKSVFHLGADASNIDLDIEYSEYEGESEITVDADVSNISMRIIVPRDTRIQAFIEEGTGFIDIDGYMGKHYIDKDYDNAKSRLKIIAKNDSGNTKIRITRK; from the coding sequence ATGGGACAAGATAATGGTGTGGAGAAATACCTTAAAGCACTAGCTCACCCGGCTAGAAGAAAAGTACTTGTTGCGTTGGCTGAGAAAAAGAGTTTGAGTTACAGTGAGCTGATGAGAATTGCTGGGATCGAGGATAGTGGTACTTTCGCTTTCCATTTGAGGATGCTGCAAGGTCTTGTGGAAAAGGATCCGAATACAGGTGAGTACAGGCTCACAGAAGAAGGCTATAAAGCTTATAGAGCGCTAAAGATTCTTTATGGAGAAGAGAAGCCTCGTGAACCAACTATTGAAAAGAGTACCGTGGAGAAGGAGGAGAAGAAGGAAGTAATAGTGATCTCAGATAAGCTCTCCTTTGATCTAACCAGGAAGCTCGCGGAGAAACTCGCATCTGAAGGCAAGAGAATATTGATCACTGATGTTGTTACCGTGAATATCGAGGATATGCCTGAAGAACTTCTTGACAAGGTTCTTGAGGGCATGCGTGATGTACTTGTAGTTAATGTTCCAAAGCATTTGAAGCATATTGTTGACTTGAAAAGCAAAGACGTGTTTATTACGGGTAAAGGAGGTATTTTCGGAGGATTTATCGGCGGTTTAGTTAGAACCATAGTTAATGCTGTAGCTAGTAGTGTAGCCAAAGCACCCTGGCAAGCTATTAGTAAAGGAGAAAAATTCCATGCCAAACTAACTGGGGAAGTACCACCAGAGTACTCTATTAAAGCAAGTATTGATGCATCGAAAGTAAGTTTTAGCCCAAACACATCGTCTAGAGAAATAGTTGTCGAAGGAGAATTCTATAGAGGCAGTGAGCCCAAACTCAATATAGACGGAGACAAGGCGTCTATAGAAATAGATGTTGGATCGGCAACAATACTTTACCCCAAGGGGTTGTCCAGAGTAGACATAAAAGTTGATGCCTCCACTATAGACGGAGTCATAGAAGATTGTGTAAGAGAATTATCCATCGAGAGCGATGCAAGCAATATCGATTTAGAGATAGGTAAGCTTGGTAAAAGCGTATTCCACTTGGGGGCCGATGCATCAAACATTGATCTCGATATAGAGTACAGTGAATACGAAGGAGAATCAGAGATTACTGTAGACGCAGATGTCTCAAATATATCAATGAGGATAATAGTGCCTAGGGACACGAGAATACAAGCATTCATAGAAGAGGGGACAGGCTTTATAGATATTGATGGATACATGGGTAAACACTATATAGACAAGGATTATGACAACGCTAAGTCCAGACTAAAAATAATAGCTAAAAACGATAGCGGTAACACAAAAATAAGGATTACTAGAAAGTAA
- a CDS encoding 2-oxoacid:acceptor oxidoreductase family protein, whose product MLIEVRWHGRGGQGAWTASNLLAMAVALAGKHTQSFPAFGPERSGAPVLAFTRISDEPIEIHSMIYNPDIVVVLDPTLLASVNVVAGLKKGGLIVINYEGEKDKLFKLLGIQPGEYKVWTVPASKLALDILKRNITNTAMIGALVKAANLVDLDNVFKAIKERFPEPVAEKNIELVKKAYEEAREV is encoded by the coding sequence TTGTTAATTGAAGTTAGGTGGCATGGGCGAGGCGGACAAGGCGCTTGGACTGCTTCTAACCTTCTTGCAATGGCTGTAGCGCTTGCCGGCAAGCATACACAGAGCTTCCCAGCTTTTGGTCCAGAGCGTTCTGGTGCACCAGTACTAGCATTCACAAGAATAAGCGATGAGCCAATAGAAATACACAGCATGATCTATAACCCAGATATAGTTGTTGTACTCGACCCAACGCTTCTCGCATCAGTAAATGTTGTAGCCGGGCTCAAGAAGGGAGGATTAATCGTAATCAACTACGAGGGCGAGAAAGACAAGCTATTCAAGCTACTAGGAATCCAGCCTGGCGAATACAAGGTATGGACCGTACCGGCATCCAAGCTAGCACTAGACATTCTCAAGAGGAACATCACCAATACAGCGATGATAGGAGCACTTGTTAAAGCAGCTAACCTTGTTGACCTTGACAACGTGTTCAAGGCAATTAAAGAGAGATTCCCCGAGCCCGTAGCCGAGAAGAACATCGAGCTCGTCAAGAAAGCTTATGAAGAAGCCCGGGAGGTGTAA
- a CDS encoding 30S ribosomal protein S25e, with the protein MAKGKKAAKKGGEQITTSKTVSLESKVEFTEDILKKLERDLKRNTFTVLTPYTLAQAYGIRISTAKKILRAAAERGILVLYSGGRTPVYVKPGVGK; encoded by the coding sequence ATGGCCAAGGGCAAAAAAGCTGCAAAGAAAGGTGGAGAACAAATAACAACATCTAAGACTGTGTCCTTGGAATCTAAAGTAGAGTTTACAGAAGATATTCTTAAGAAGCTTGAAAGGGATCTAAAGAGAAACACTTTCACAGTATTGACGCCGTATACTCTAGCACAAGCATATGGCATTAGAATTAGTACAGCAAAGAAAATCCTTAGAGCAGCTGCTGAAAGAGGGATCTTAGTACTCTATAGTGGAGGCAGAACCCCGGTATATGTGAAACCAGGTGTAGGAAAGTAG
- a CDS encoding Lrp/AsnC ligand binding domain-containing protein: MDKLYELPEILDVYIVYGIYDVVALIEADTLERIREIIINKVRKIDGVRTTTTMIVVEGKSKK; this comes from the coding sequence ATGGACAAACTCTACGAGCTCCCCGAGATACTAGACGTATACATAGTCTATGGAATATATGACGTGGTAGCATTAATTGAAGCCGATACACTCGAGAGAATAAGAGAAATCATAATAAACAAGGTCAGGAAAATAGATGGGGTCCGGACAACAACCACAATGATAGTAGTCGAAGGGAAAAGCAAGAAATAA
- a CDS encoding 4Fe-4S binding protein, with amino-acid sequence MSGSKPEPRGWRDLPLSALPYKLSLEYKTGDWRALRPVIDQSKCVKCLMCWLFCPEMAILWDGKQVSVNLDYCKGCGICAHECPVKAIKMIPEPTE; translated from the coding sequence ATGTCTGGTTCCAAACCTGAGCCTCGTGGATGGAGAGATTTACCGTTATCAGCTCTACCATACAAACTCTCACTAGAGTACAAGACTGGTGACTGGAGAGCACTAAGACCAGTGATAGACCAGAGTAAGTGTGTTAAGTGCTTGATGTGCTGGCTTTTCTGCCCTGAAATGGCGATCCTATGGGATGGAAAGCAAGTCTCTGTAAACCTAGACTATTGTAAAGGCTGTGGAATATGTGCACATGAATGTCCTGTAAAAGCAATCAAAATGATCCCTGAACCCACGGAGTAA
- a CDS encoding LEA type 2 family protein yields MRGPAISRLWGIITGVIAIGLIVYLILVALTAQAISVELKEIRAVRYKMMDNNIEVEFVVKVVNNGLTDIEIEKLYYEVYIEGKYLGSGEKENIIIHRGENEIILTLETTPTSVIKTMLLTLTQNEIEITVKGKILFPIKSFGVIRLWTAEIPFEKTETVVLELT; encoded by the coding sequence ATGCGGGGACCAGCTATATCTAGGCTTTGGGGTATCATTACTGGTGTTATTGCTATCGGTCTTATTGTTTACTTAATACTTGTTGCTTTGACTGCCCAAGCTATTTCTGTTGAACTTAAAGAGATTAGGGCTGTTAGATACAAGATGATGGATAACAATATTGAAGTAGAGTTCGTCGTCAAGGTTGTCAACAATGGGCTCACTGATATTGAAATAGAGAAGCTTTACTATGAGGTATATATTGAAGGAAAGTATCTCGGTTCTGGTGAAAAAGAAAACATTATAATTCATCGTGGCGAGAACGAGATTATTTTGACTCTTGAAACAACACCCACGAGCGTTATAAAAACTATGCTACTTACTTTAACCCAGAACGAAATAGAGATCACTGTTAAAGGCAAGATACTATTCCCCATAAAGAGCTTCGGAGTAATAAGGCTCTGGACAGCCGAGATACCCTTTGAGAAAACAGAGACTGTTGTTCTCGAGCTCACGTAG